The following proteins come from a genomic window of Nocardioides albertanoniae:
- a CDS encoding ABC transporter permease, translated as MRNEGGGVLRLTLRNLAAHKVRLLMSTLAIVLGVAFLAGVLTFSHGLDRTFSGIINGSTPDAQVRPTNSGTAAESARPGGGGGAMLGPKTIQRLRELPEVARADGEVQGSGLFVLDTEGKLVNSSGAPTLAFNHSGARNLLGEPMLDLDRGRWAQTPKEIVLDGSTAKKAGYSVGETITLIAPRGETRRKVTLTGIAAFNGGGTAGAQLLVFSTEGAQSLFADGKDTYSGVSLSAAPGVTQKELAAAASAVVPKGFEAVTGDQVVEESEDAIGDFLDVISVFLIVFAVIAVIVGAFIIVNTFSILIAQRSRQLALLRALGASRRQVTTSVLFEALVMALVAATVGILAGWALAHGLAGAFRQAGLEIASDVLVLTPRTIWISYAVGVLVTLAAALLPSRRAAKVPPVAAMREDTQPPARSTALRTSAGVMLLAAGLVLAAMPRIGIPDISLPGGVDVPTSPALWVGVGAGISILSVAWISAFLGRPVLAALRTVSGLVFGMTGKLAGQNAMRDPRRTGATASALMIGLALVSLIGVLAASMNASISDVVEDQFKPDMVVQSPTFTSFPTSIGDEMEKVEGVATVSRSQIAQAVVGKVDPRNPKNNEAAFVFGVDREMPQIYDLDVLEGSEQVKPGQVLVTDEAAEEHEWRLGDRIDLTFRSGRQLHPQISGIIAKTQVTGDITARIEDLADAKVPREDASLSILLARGADAATVHDRLDKLVEDRPVVAVQDKKEFADSIKGQVNQLLYMIYGLLALAIVIAVIGIVNTLGLSVIERTREIGLLRAIGLSRGQLRRMITLESVTIAVLGAVLGLGLGVLFGVLLRDALREDLSSLWVPLGQLAAFLGIAVAVGVLAAVLPAIRAGREDVLKAIATE; from the coding sequence TTGCGCAACGAGGGTGGCGGCGTGCTCCGGCTGACGCTGCGCAACCTCGCCGCGCACAAGGTGCGGCTGCTGATGTCGACGCTCGCCATCGTGCTGGGGGTTGCCTTCCTGGCCGGTGTGCTCACCTTCTCCCACGGCCTGGACCGCACCTTCTCGGGCATCATCAACGGCTCCACACCAGATGCCCAGGTGCGCCCGACCAACAGCGGCACCGCTGCCGAGAGCGCTCGCCCCGGCGGGGGCGGCGGCGCGATGCTGGGTCCGAAGACGATCCAGAGGCTGCGGGAGCTGCCGGAGGTCGCCCGCGCCGACGGCGAGGTGCAGGGCTCGGGACTCTTCGTGCTCGACACCGAGGGAAAGCTGGTCAACAGCTCGGGCGCCCCGACGCTGGCGTTCAACCATTCCGGTGCCCGCAACCTCCTCGGCGAGCCGATGCTCGACCTCGACCGGGGCCGCTGGGCGCAGACGCCGAAGGAGATCGTGCTCGACGGGTCGACGGCGAAGAAGGCCGGCTACTCCGTGGGCGAGACCATCACGCTGATCGCCCCGCGGGGCGAGACCCGCCGCAAGGTCACCCTCACCGGGATCGCCGCCTTCAACGGCGGCGGCACCGCCGGCGCCCAGCTGCTCGTCTTCAGCACCGAGGGCGCCCAGAGCCTGTTCGCCGACGGCAAGGACACCTACTCCGGGGTGTCGCTGAGCGCCGCCCCCGGCGTCACCCAGAAGGAGCTGGCCGCAGCCGCGAGCGCGGTCGTCCCGAAGGGGTTCGAGGCGGTCACCGGCGACCAGGTGGTCGAGGAGTCCGAGGACGCGATCGGTGACTTCCTCGACGTGATCTCGGTCTTCCTGATCGTCTTCGCGGTCATCGCCGTGATCGTTGGCGCTTTCATCATCGTCAACACCTTCTCGATCCTGATCGCCCAGCGCTCGCGTCAGCTGGCGCTGCTGCGCGCCCTGGGCGCCTCCCGGCGCCAGGTGACCACCTCGGTGCTCTTCGAGGCGCTGGTGATGGCGCTCGTCGCGGCCACCGTCGGCATCCTCGCGGGCTGGGCGCTCGCCCACGGCCTGGCCGGCGCCTTCCGGCAGGCGGGGCTCGAGATCGCCTCCGACGTGCTCGTCCTCACCCCACGTACCATCTGGATCTCCTACGCCGTCGGCGTGCTCGTCACGCTCGCAGCGGCACTCCTCCCCTCCCGCCGGGCGGCGAAGGTGCCGCCGGTGGCGGCGATGCGCGAAGACACGCAGCCTCCGGCGCGATCCACGGCACTGCGTACGTCGGCGGGAGTCATGCTGCTGGCCGCCGGACTGGTGCTCGCGGCCATGCCGCGGATCGGGATCCCCGATATCAGCTTGCCCGGAGGAGTCGACGTGCCGACGAGCCCCGCGCTGTGGGTGGGCGTCGGGGCCGGGATCTCGATCCTCTCGGTCGCCTGGATCAGCGCCTTCCTCGGTCGCCCGGTGCTGGCGGCGCTGCGTACGGTCTCGGGCCTGGTCTTCGGGATGACCGGCAAGCTGGCCGGGCAGAACGCGATGCGCGACCCGCGGCGCACCGGCGCCACTGCCTCGGCGCTGATGATCGGGCTGGCTCTGGTCTCGCTGATCGGGGTGCTCGCGGCCTCGATGAACGCCTCGATCTCCGATGTCGTCGAGGATCAGTTCAAGCCCGACATGGTCGTGCAGAGCCCCACGTTCACCTCGTTCCCGACCTCGATCGGCGACGAGATGGAGAAGGTCGAGGGCGTCGCCACCGTCTCGCGCTCCCAGATCGCGCAGGCGGTCGTCGGCAAGGTCGACCCGCGCAATCCGAAGAACAACGAGGCCGCGTTCGTCTTCGGCGTCGACCGGGAGATGCCGCAGATCTACGACCTCGACGTGCTCGAGGGCAGCGAGCAGGTCAAACCCGGTCAGGTGCTGGTCACCGACGAGGCCGCCGAGGAGCACGAGTGGCGCCTCGGCGACCGCATCGACCTCACCTTCCGCAGCGGGCGCCAGCTGCACCCGCAGATCAGCGGGATCATCGCGAAGACCCAGGTGACCGGTGACATCACCGCGCGCATCGAGGACCTGGCCGACGCCAAGGTGCCGCGCGAGGATGCCTCGCTGAGCATCCTGCTGGCCCGCGGCGCCGACGCCGCCACCGTCCACGACCGCCTCGACAAGCTGGTCGAGGATCGTCCGGTGGTCGCCGTGCAGGACAAGAAGGAGTTCGCCGACTCGATCAAGGGGCAGGTCAACCAGCTGCTCTACATGATCTACGGGCTGCTGGCGCTGGCCATCGTCATCGCCGTCATCGGCATCGTGAACACCCTCGGGCTCAGTGTCATCGAGCGCACCCGCGAGATCGGGCTGCTGCGCGCCATCGGTCTCTCCCGCGGCCAGCTGCGGCGGATGATCACCCTGGAGTCGGTGACGATCGCGGTGCTCGGCGCCGTGCTCGGCCTCGGGCTCGGCGTGCTCTTCGGGGTGCTGCTGCGCGACGCGCTGCGCGAGGATCTCTCCAGTCTCTGGGTGCCGCTGGGCCAGCTGGCGGCCTTCTTGGGGATCGCTGTGGCCGTCGGCGTGCTCGCCGCGGTCCTTCCCGCGATCCGCGCCGGTCGCGAAGACGTACTCAAGGCGATCGCCACGGAGTAG